In a single window of the Sander lucioperca isolate FBNREF2018 chromosome 19, SLUC_FBN_1.2, whole genome shotgun sequence genome:
- the ak9 gene encoding adenylate kinase 9 isoform X3 has product MTQTNVDRLVDNLIEDDAERESLLAKPTCFIIVGRPGVGKSTLAKNIAESWKCILIDDTDLLNTHIKNKTKQGVEILNILSEGRSIPEEMVLQLILARLNSHHVEHYGYVLSCLPFLSEECLKMQEQLELIKNFKLTPDFIINIKCTDKDLVHRLSGLKQHPETGQLYNRDQWKREEVFNKKKENKDQEVEDEDEEEQAGGEELQKDIIDQMVWTPENLARNAFPRLTMYKNTMLRPLEDYMTEHNPLYLLELDGNNTPEELHLSVMSRLGSMAIKRVSIPVLLHQTDEEELPEDIDTEDLMRVMSSSRTVAPGFKWRRSRWGRTCPVALREGKVIPGKPELCVGFQDKLYILSSQEACQKFFTNPRRYLLPPMPRPPCRVSIIGPPQAGKSTLCKLLAQHYNALVLDMEVLVQPVLDKVEQERVDKIKEETTQVAIEKIKMKMEKDVGQNSVTEDHPEVQTMVLTALEEAKHQSTSPFSLYAGVLEKRIKEIEEADTGADVRTGWVLDNFPKNFSQMKALQQAGILPDTLFCLKDSDSNQVLKRLYETNKESVDEAVSKRLQDEQSEKEKLVLKQKEPESEVEAETAELQTNLETVAEETEAVVLPDHWDLGYPDGPEMNDYKLQLQQFVYEWDQMQSALTVPHSVLKIGDKSPEDLLKQMVLHMEKPFQYVSWELSATDLDKEAEDMEALAELERAEEGSSDNDAAEEEEQGDATTKRVLGDTHNFCPVALKNHNVLWPCTDEIAAKYREKTFYFSSQAARDSFLQNPAHFVAQTGPLKPPALRIFLLGTRGSGKTTQGEWLAQQLGIFHIQFREQLQMLIMAKTKEHVPYSDEVESPEESAEDLEALIKEARGEDEEEMEENSDNTNDMEQEVILTDEETAIKAYLSDGDPLTPEILDMIIAPYWNQEPYMSTGFILEGFPQNPDEVQYILQQQLFPDVVVNLVVDVTDVQKRLLPTYLEKWRERHNRREAQLNLLYDLRKQNRENNIAERRAELKKAAKNKLRYREDEEDDEEDETAGNIEEEIEDMLEEEFPLEEDNKDMENKENEEAASERLEMEIAERYVTDENSLVTVMELLSELNIPKVSISASRKLRIVQQKLLQKVQPLLTNRESLFQKCQPISYSLAHKLLLSSYKFHSAFGCWDPIKHYKERDLIQPLQWPFNTTYPLIFHQFIYFFATKENRNTFMLNPLKYLRQPKPTPSLPVKIAVVGPPKSGKTTVAQMFAQKYGLACLSIGGAMRTVLNNHEHTDLAVQMKKHLSQGLVVPDELAIQCLEVALMSSICGTRGYVLDGFPKTLKQTELMGSRSIIPMIVVELELATVEVLTRGLLDKMKPNNPHLMHDSSEILHIRNSCYKQEMEHVRQHFQQQYQNWILLDGLKSKWWIWNSSIKEVSISMKYIHSYLDRTRNRQAACINRMCITPKELQYRLGEFGQYCPVCLALHLHLVDCSESAALTHAAEYRGHYYKMCGEDHLERFLTTPDQFVTPGCPHALPQPQLLPRKLTEVQVKNKFPQQVEMKGFCPVTYLDGKQRYEALVRGKMEYAVEYRERIYILETKQKQDKFLRIPETYWDQKLPSKVPPLCEPVPLTSLPTLGYLEQGVAVSVIKAMTAVGCLKPKYPFLSIQRSSLLYVAFYLKAFNHNSTDYTRQKYKKKLALFEENCALIPYLSLTMTGNYRPPCERPIDFEFKLNRFLALGDLPGANSVL; this is encoded by the exons ATGACCCAAACTAACG TGGACCGGTTAGTGGACAACCTAATAGAAGATgatgctgagagagagagtcttCTTGCCAAACCCACCTGCTTCATTATAGTTGGAAGACcg GGTGTTGGCAAATCCACCTTGGCCAAAAACATTGCAGAGTCCTGGAAGTGTATCTTAATTGATG ATACAGATCTGCTCAACAcacatattaaaaataaaacaaagcaagGTGTAGAG ATCTTGAATATCTTATCTGAGGGAAGAAGTATACCAGAAGAAATGGTGCTCCAGCTGATTCTTGCCAGGCTAAACTCACACCATGTGGAGCACTACG GGTATGTACTGAGCTGCCTACCGTTCCTGTCAGAAGAGTGTCTGAAGATGCAAGAGCAGCTTGAGCTGATCAAAAACTTCAAACTAACACCTGAtttcatcatcaacatcaag TGTACAGACAAGGACCTGGTCCACCGGCTCTCAGGTCTGAAGCAGCACCCAGAGACAGGGCAGCTGTACAACAGGGATCAGTGGAAGCGTGAGGAGGTGTTTAACAAGAAGAAGGAGAACAAGGACCAGGAAgtggaggatgaggatgaggaggagcag GCTGGGGGAGAAGAACTCCAAAAAGATATTATTGACCAGATGGTGTGGACACCAGAAAACTTGGCCAGAAATGCTTTTCCTAGACTCACCATGTACAAGAATACCATGCTCAGACCACTGGAG GACTACATGACAGAACACAACCCCCTCTACCTGTTGGAGTTGGATGGAAACAACACACCTGAAGAGCTGCACTTG TCTGTAATGTCCCGTCTTGGATCCATGGCAATAAAGCGTGTCTCCATTCCAGTCCTCCTCCACCAGACTGATGAGGAAGAATTGCCAGAAGACATTGACACG GAGGACCTAATGAGAGTCATGTCCTCCTCCAGGACAGTGGCTCCGGGCTTTAAATGGAGAAGGAGCCGCTGGGGCAGAACTTGTCCTGTTGCTCTGAGGGAGGGCAAGGTCATTCCTGGCAAGCCTGAATTATGTGTGGG CTTCCAGGACAAATTGTACATCCTCTCATCTCAGGAGGCCTGCCAGAAATTTTTCACAAACCCCCGACGGTACTTACTTCCTCCGATGCCCAGGCCCCCTTGCAGAGTTTCCATCATAGGACCTCCACAGGCAGGGAAGAGCACTCTATGTAAGCTTCTAGCTCAACACTACAATGCATTGGTGCTTGATATGGAGGTACTGGTGCAGCCGGTTCTGGACAAGGTTGAGCAGGAGAGGGTTGACAAAATCAAAGAGGAGACAACACAAGTCGCTATAGAGAAAATCAAGATGAAGATGGAGAAGGATGTTGGACAGAATTCAG TGACAGAGGATCATCCAGAGGTACAAACCATGGTGCTCACTGCGCTGGAAGAAGCCAAACATCAGAGCACATCTCCCTTCAGCCTGTATGCTGGGGTACTGGAGAAGCGTATAAAAGAG ATTGAAGAGGCTGACACTGGTGCAGATGTCAGAACTGGCTGGGTGCTTGACAACTTTCCCAAGAACTTTTCCCAAATGAAAGCCTTACAGCAAGCTGGAATCCTGCCAGACACTCTCTTCTGTCTCAAAGACAGTGATAGCAATCAAG TTTTGAAGAGATTGTATGAGACGAACAAGGAGAGCGTGGACGAAGCAGTGAGCAAGAGGTTGCAGGATGAACAATCTGAGAAGGAGAAACTGGTCTT AAAGCAGAAGGAGCCAGAATCGGAGGTAGAGGCCGAGACTGCAGAGCTGCAAACAAATCTAGAGACAGTTGCTGAAGAGACCGAAG CTGTGGTACTACCTGATCATTGGGACTTGGGTTATCCAGACGGCCCAGAGATGAATGACTATAAATTGCAACTGCAACAGTTTGTGTACGAATGGGACCAAATGCAGTCCGCTTTAACTGTCCCACACTCAGTACTGAAGATTGGCGACAAAAGCCCTGAAGACCTGCTTAAACAGATGGTCCTTCACATGGAGA AACCCTTTCAGTATGTGTCCTGGGAACTGTCAGCAACAGACCTGGACAAGGAGGCGGAGGATATGGAGGCCTTAGCTGAGCTGGAGAGAGCCGAGGAAGGCAGCAGTGACAATGATGCAGCTGAGGAGGAAGAA CAGGGGGACGCAACAACCAAGAGAGTATTAGGCGATACCCATAATTTCTGCCCTGTGGCCTTAAAAAACCACAACGTCCTGTGGCCCTGTACGGATGAAATTGCAGCCAAGTACCGTGAGAAGACCTTCTATTTCTCGAGCCAAGCAGCCAGGGACTCTTTCCTTCAAAATCCTGCACATTTTGTTGCACAGACTGGGCCTCTCAAG CCTCCTGCCCTGCGGATCTTTTTGCTTGGCACCCGAGGGTCAGGCAAGACCACTCAGGGTGAGTGGCTCGCCCAGCAGCTTGGCATTTTCCATATTCAGTTCAGGGAGCAACTCCAAATGCTCATCATGGCCAAGACAAAGGAGCATGTACCTTATTCTGATgaggtggagtctccagaggagTCTGCTGAGGACTTGGAGGCTCTGATAAAGGAAGCCAGGggggaggacgaggaggagatggaggagaaCTCCGACAACACAAATGACATGGAG caggaagtgatccTGACTGATGAGGAAACGGCTATCAAAGCATACCTGTCTGACGGAGATCCACTTACCCCAGAGATCCTGGATATGATTATCGCACCATACTGGAATCAGGAACCATACAT GTCTACAGGTTTTATTTTGGAGGGCTTCCCTCAAAATCCCGATGAGGTGCAgtacattttgcagcaacagCTTTTCCCTGATGTTGTGGTAAATTTGGTGGTGGATGTCACAGATGTTCAGAAGCGTCTGTTGCCGACATACCTGGAGAAGTGGCGTGAGCGCCACAACCGCCGTGAAGCACAACTAAACCTCCTTTATGATCTACGTAAGCAGAACCGG GAGAACAACATTGCTGAGAGAAGGGCTGAACTCAAGAAGGCAGCCAAAAACAAA CTCAGATATCGTGAGgatgaagaagatgatgaagaggatgaAACTGCAGGCAACATAGAGGAAGAGATAGAGGACATGCTGGAGGAAGAGTTTCCTTTAGAAGAGGATAACAAAGACATGGAGAATAAAGAGAATGAGGAGGCGGCGTCTGAGAGGCTGGAGATGGAGATAGCAGAGCGTTATGTGACAGATGAAAACAGCCTTGTTACTGTTATG GAGCTCCTGAGTGAACTAAACATACCCAAAGTGTCAATCAGTGCATCTCGCAAGCTCCGGATTGTTCAGCAGAAGCTGCTCCAGAAAGTCCAGCCCCTGCTGACCAACAGGGAGTCACTCTTCCAAAAATGCCAACCCATCTCATACAGCCTGGCACAtaagctgctgctctcctcttaTAAGTTCCACAGCGCTTTTGGCTGCTGGGACCCCATAAAG CACTACAAAGAGAGAGATTTGATCCAGCCTCTGCAGTGGCCCTTCAATACCACATATCCCCTAATCTTCCATCAGTTTATCTACTTTTTTGCAACTAAGGAGAACCGTAACACATTTATGCTGAACCCCTTGAAGTACCTTAGGCAGCCAAAGCCCACCCCGTCCCTTCCTGTTAAAATAGCTGTTGTTGGACCACCCAAATCTGGAAAAACCACTG TGGCACAGATGTTTGCTCAGAAATATGGCTTGGCCTGTCTGTCCATTGGCGGCGCTATGCGTACAGTGCTTAACAATCACGAGCACACTGATCTGGCTGTCCAGATGAAAAAGCATCTCTCCCAGGGACTCGTTGTACCTGATGAACTGGCCATTCAGTGTCTGGAGGTGGCACTCATGAGCTCGATCTGCGGCACTCGAGG GTACGTGTTGGATGGCTTTCCGAAGACACTTAAGCAGACAGAGCTGATGGGGTCTCGGAGCATCATCCCCATGATAGTAGTAGAGCTGGAGCTGGCCACAGTGGAGGTGCTTACCAGAGGTCTCCTGGACAAGATGAAGCCCAACAA CCCTCACCTGATGCACGACAGCTCAGAGATCCTCCACATTCGTAACTCTTGTTATAAGCAGGAGATGGAGCATGTGAGGCAACACTTCCAACAACAATATCAGAACTGGATCCTCCTTGATGGCTTGAAAAGCAAATGGTGGATCTGGAACAGCAGTATAAAGGAGGTCAGCATCAGCATGAAATATATCCACAGCTACCTGGACAGGACGCGCAACA GGCAAGCAGCATGCATCAACAGAATGTGCATCACACCCAAGGAACTGCAGTATCGGCTTGGAGAGTTTGGACAGTACTGCCCTGTCTGCCTGGCTCTACATCTCCACCTGGTGGACTGCTCAGAAAGTGCAGCCTTAACTCATGCAGCTGAGTACAGGGGACACTATTATAAGATGTGTGGCGAAGACCATTTAGAG CGGTTCCTGACTACTCCCGATCAGTTTGTGACTCCTGGCTGCCCACACGCTCTCCCACAACCCCAGCTGCTGCCCAGAAAGCTCACTGAGGTCCAGGTAAAGAACAAGTTCCCACAGCAAGTTGAGATGAAGGGCTTCTGCCCGGTCACCTATCTGGATGGAAAGCAAAG gtaTGAAGCCCTGGTTCGAGGAAAGATGGAATATGCAGTGGAATACAGAGAACGCATCTACATTCTTGAGACAAAGCAGAAACAGGACAAGTTTTTGAG GATTCCTGAAACCTACTGGGACCAGAAGCTGCCCAGTAAAGTTCCTCCTCTTTGTGAACCTGTACCCCTCACCTCCCTTCCAACATTGGGCTACCTGGAGCAG GGTGTGGCAGTATCAGTCATCAAGGCCATGACAGCTGTTGGGTGTCTCAAACCAAAGTATCCCTTCCTCAGTATACAAAGATCTTCACTCCTCTATGTGGCATTCTATCTGAAAG CTTTCAACCACAACAGCACAGACTACACCCGCCAGAAGTACAAAAAGAAGCTGGCGTTGTTTGAAGAGAACTGTGCGCTCATTCCCTACCTGAGCTTAACAATGACAGGGAACTACAGGCCTCCCTGTGAACGTCCCATTGACTTTGAGTTCAAACTCAATAGGTTCCTGGCCTTGGGAGACTTGCCAGGTGCCAACAGTGTGCTGTAG